Genomic window (Leisingera methylohalidivorans DSM 14336):
AGGTGGCCGCCGCGCGCCGCATGGGCCTGCATCAGCAGGGTCTCGGTCTCCAGCGTGACACCATTGGCAACCAGCCGCGTGCCTGCGGGCAGGATTTCCCACAGATGGTCCAGCAAATCCTTCGACCCGCCGCCGCCGATGAACACGCAATCCGGCAGGGGATGGCCCACCAGCACGTCCGGCGCCTTGCCCGGAACCGCCGTCATCCGGTGATCCAGGCCAAACCCCGCCGCATTGGCACGGATGTTCTGCAGCCGGCTTTCGCGCGGCTCGAATGCGATCGCCCTTGCGCCGGGGGCCGCAAGGCACCATTCCACCGAAACCGAGCCGGAGCCGCCGCCGATATCCCACAGCAGCTCGCCTGCGCGCGGTGCCAGCGCCGACAGCGTCAGCGCCCGGATGGGCCGTTTGGTGATCTGCCCGTCGCTGGCAAAAAGGTCATCCGCCAGACCCGGGGCTTGCGGCAGGCCCTTGCAGCCCGCAGCCTCAACGGCCACGGCAACCGGCGCCTGAATGTCCTGGAGGCTGAACCCTTCAGCGCAGACAGAGCGCACCCGCTGGCGCGGCCCGCCGAGGCATTCCATTACAGTAAGCTGCGAGGGGCCGAACCCTTCAGCCACCAGCCATTCCGCCAGCTCCGCCGGCGCCGCCCCGTCGCGCATTGTGCAGATGGCGCGCGTCCCGTTGCCCAGAACGGGGCGCAGCCGCGCATAAGGCGCCGCATGCAGGCCATGGCACAGCACTTCCTCCAGCTTCCAGGCCAGATGGTTCGCCGCCAGCGCAAAGGTGGAGGGCACCGGGTGCGAGACCCACTCTCCGGCCTCCAGATGCCGGGACAGAGACCCGCCGGCGCCATGCCAGAACGGATCGCCAGAGGCCAGAACGGCGACCTTGCGGCCCCGCATTGCCAGCACCGGACCAATGGAAAACGGCACCGGCCAGGGCTGCCCCCTGCTGCTTGCATTCACCAGTTCCAGATGCCGCGGTCCGCCAAAGATCACTTCGGCTTCGGCCAATGCCTTCCGGCTTGCATCGCACAGGCCTTCCAGTCCATTTTCGCCCAGACCGATTATCGTCAGCCAGTGCTTTGAAAGGCCATCAGACATGACACGCATCCTCTTGCTGGGCGGCACCACCGAGGCCTCGGCGCTGGCCAAAACCCTTGCTGAAACCGGCGCGGATGCGGTGTTTTCCTACGCGGGCCGCACCGCCAAACCCGTCAGTCAGCCGCTGCCCACCCGCGTCGGCGGTTTTGGCGGTGCCGAGGGACTGGCCGCTTACCTGCAAGCCGAGGGCATCACCCATGTGGTGGACGCAACCCATCCCTTTGCCGCCCGGATGAGCCGCAATGCGGTGCATGCCTGCGAATTGGCGGAGGTGCCGGTTTGCGCCCTTGAACGCCCGGCCTGGCAGGCCGGGGAGGGCGACCAATGGGTGCATGTGGAGAGCATAGAGGAAGCCGCCGAAGCCCTGCCCGGGGCGGCAGCCCGGGTGTTCCTGGCGATCGGCAAGCAGAGCCTGGCGCAGTTCGCGGCCAAGCCCCAGCACCATTACCTGCTGCGGCTGGTGGACGAACCCGAGGCGGATTTGCCGCTGCCGCATACCACGGTTGAGATTGCCCGCGGCCCGTTTGACGCGGCGGGCGACACAGCGCTGATGCAGCGCCACGGCATCACCCATGTGGTTGCCAAGAACGCCGGCGGCACGGGCGCTGCGGCCAAACTCACTGCCGCGCGCAGCCTTGGCCTGCCGGTCATCATGATCGGCAGGCCGCAGGTGCCCGCACGGCCCGTCAAGGGCAGCGTGGCAGCGGTTATGGCCTGGCTGTCCCATCCCGCTGCTTAACCCTCAGCCGCGTAGCGGGGGGTATAGACATAGTTGCCGACCCGCCGGGTGCCGCGGTTGCCGACAATCACTACCGTGCGCATGTCGGCCATCTCGGGCGTTGCGTCCTTCAGCGGCACCGTCAGCAGTTCCTGTCCCGGTTTGGTCACGTCGCGGGCAAAGGTGATCAGCGTGTCGGCGCCGCAGGCTTCGCGCAGGATTTCCAGCGCGCGGGCAAACTGATGCGGCCGCGACTTGGAGCGCGGGTTGTAGAACGCCATTGCCAGACCGGCTTCGCCAACCAGCTGCAGGCGCTTTTCGATCAGGCTCCAGGGCTTCAGGTTGTCGCTGAGGTTGATCGCCGCGAAATCATGCCCCAGCGGCGCGCCGATGGCAGCGGCGGCGGCGAGCATCGCGGTGATGCCCGGCAGCACGCGAATCTCCAGATCCAGCCACTCCGGTTTACTTCCGGTGTTGCTTTCCAGCGCTTCAAACACGGCAGAGGCCATGGCAAAGACGCCCGGATCGCCAGAGGACACCACGACAACCCGCTTGCCCTCGGCAGCCATCTCCAGCGCATGGGTGGCGCGGTCGATCTCGACCCGGTTGTCGGTGGCATGCAGGGTCAGCCCCTGACGCGGTTCGATGCGTTTGACATAGGGGATATAGCCAACAATATCAGTGGCTTCCTCAATGGCGTCGCGCACTTCCTGCGTTACCAGCGCCTCGTTTCCGGGGCCAAGCCCGGCAATCACAACCCAACCGTTTTGCGATAGTTTCATGGCCGGCGTCCCTGTCCGTGAACCAGTACGATGGAGAAATAAGGCACTTCGCCGTCGATCTCCGAAAGCTTCTGCACGGTCTGCCCCGGCATGGTGCCGCGCTCGACCAGCCAGGCGTCTTCGGCGCGGCCCGCCCGCTCCAGCGCCCGGCGCAGCTTGGGCAGGTTGCGGCCGATCTTCATCACCACCAGCGCGTCCGTCTCGGCGGCGCGTTTGGCCAGCTCATCCTCGCTGAGGGTGGCCATCGCCACGGTCAGCACATCGTCGCCCCAGGTGATCGGCTGGCCGGAGGCGGTCCAGCAGCCGGACATGCCGGTGATGCCGGGCACGATCTCCTGCGCGGCGCGGCCCTGCAGGCGGGTGTAAAGATGCATGTAAGAGCCATAGAGGAACGGGTCGCCCTCGCACAGCACCACCACGTCTTCGTCCTGCGCGATTTCGGCCAGGGTGTCGGCCCACCGGTCGTAGAACTCACCCAGCACCCGGTTGTACTCGGGGTCCGAGAAATGGATCTCGGTGGTGACCGGGTATTCCATCGCGTGCTCGGTGACGCCCTCGGCCAGCATCCCCTCGACAATGGCGCGGGCCTGTCCCTGACGGCCCGCTTTGCGGAAATAGGCGATGTGGCGCGCGCCGGAGATCAGCCGGTGCGAGCGGACGCTCATCAGGTCGGGATCCCCGGGGCCAAGCCCGGCGCAGATGACTTTACCCATGGGTTACTCTTTCCAGCTCGCCAGCGCGTTTACCGCAGCGACGGTGATGGCGGAGCCGCCGAGGCGGCCCTTCACGATCATCGACGGCACCGGCAGGTCTTCCATCAGCGCGTCTTTCGATTCCATCGCGCCGACAAAACCCACCGGGCAGCCGATGATGGCGGCGGGGCGGGGGCAGGCGGGATCCTTGAGCATGTTCAGCAAGTGGAACAGCGCGGTCGGGGCGTTGCCGATGGCAACCACGGCCCCCTCCAGTTTCGGCCGCCACAGTTCGAGGGCCGCGGCAGAGCGGGTGTTGGACATTTCCTTGGCCATCTCCGGCACCTTGGGGTCGCGCAGGGTGCAGATCACCTCGTTGTCCGCGGGCAGGCGCGGGCGGGTGATGCCTTCGCTGACCATATAGGCGTCGCAGAGGATCGGCGCGCCTTTGGCAAGTGCTGCACGGGCACATTCGGCCATGCCTTCGGAAAAGCGCACGTGTTCCTCCAGCCCCACCATGCCGGCGGCGTGGATCATGCGGACAACAACGCTTTCCTCGTCCTTGTTGAAGCGCGCCAGATCGGCCTCGCGGCGGATGGTGGCAAAGCTTTCGGCATAGATCGCCGCGCCGTTGGTTTCATAGGTGTGGAGCATGTCAGCTGCCCTCTTTCAGAAGTTCGGGAGCGGCGCGCAAGGCGGCGGCGCTCAGGCGGGTCTTTACGGGCTGATCCGCGGCAGTGCCACGGCGGATCAGGGAGAATTCATCCTGGCCGGTGGCGGTCAGGGTCAGCGGGGCGGTGCCCGGGCAGGCGCAGCCCTTGGCGCAGCCGGAGATATGCAGCTTTGTCCCCGCGGGGACATGCGGCGCTAATTGGCGCGCCAAAGCCCTGGTGGAGGAAAGCGCCTGCAGGCAGCCGGGCGCGCCGGTGCAGGCGACGACCTGCAGGCGCGGGTCCGCTGCGTCCAGGATCAGGCCCGGCAGAGGCGGCAGGCTAGCGGCACCTTCCACCAGCAGCATCCGCCAGGGGGTGAGGCGGAGGGCCCCATGATCTGCCAGCCGTGCCAACGTGGCGGCGGGCATCTGGCCGAACTCCATAGCGGCCAGTGTCCCCGCGGGGACAGCGCCCGGTTTTGCGGTGAAGCGGGCGTTTGCCATCGGTGCGGCATGCGCTGTCGGCGGCCCGCGGCGCGCGATCAGACGGTGCATCCTGCCGCGGCCTTCGGGCGCGCCGCCCTGCTGCAGAAACCAGCGGGCCAGGGCCAGGGCTTCGGCAACGGCGGATTCACGTGTGACGGGTTTGCCGGTCTCCGCTCCGTCGGCGCGCAGGTTCAGGGTGCCGCCTGCGCGCTCAATGCGGATGTCGGCGGCGGTGTCTTGCAGCACAGGGGCTTCGCCGCAGTCCACGGCAAAGCCGAATTTCCCGGGCAGGGACAGGCCCGTTGCGGCCGTCAGCGCGGCGCTGAGATCGGTGGCGATGGCGTGGCTGTCGTCGCCATCCTGCCAGAAGGGAGCGAGGAGGACATTGCGGCGGGCTTCGGCCTGTGCATCCGGGTCGAGGAGGCCAAGGTCGCGCAGGCCCTCGATCAGCGCCTCATAGCGGTCCTCGCGAAGGCCGCGCATCTGCAGGCTGGCACGGGCGGAGATATCCAGCAGGCCATTGCCGAAGTCCTGCGAAAGTCTAGCCACACCGCGCGCCTGGTTAACGGTAAGTTTACCAAGCGGCGCGCGGACCCGGACCACCAGCCCATCGCCGGACATCATCGGCCGCAGGGCGCCGGGACACCAGCCGTAGACCTTGGGTTCCAAAGTGCCGCTCATACGGCGCCCTCCAGCCCGGCCATGATCGAATTGCGCCGGGTGCTCCAGAGGCCCGCATCATACAGCGCGCGGAAGCGGTCGCGCATCGCTTGCAATGCGCCGGGGTTTTCGCGTTCCATGAACGCCACCAGATCGTCGCGGCCCAGGGTGGCCTCGAAATAGAGATCGAACAGATGCGGCTGCACCACCTGCGCCAGATGCGCGAAGGCGGCCATGTGGTCGAGGGTGGCGGCGATTTCTGCCGCGCCGCGGAAGCCGTGGTTCATCATCGCGGTGGCCCAGTCCGGATTGGCGGCGCGGGCGCGGGTGACGCGGGCGATTTCCTCGCCCAGGGAGCGCGCCTGCGGCTTGTCCGGGCGGGTGGCGTCCATGTGGTAGAGCGCAGGCGCCTTCTGGCCGATGCGGGCCATCGCGGCGGCAAAGCCGGCCTCATGCGCGGCGTAATCAGACGCGATCAGCAGGTCGGTTTCCGGCAGGTCCTGCAAGTGGACGAAACTGTCGGCGCCCTGCAGGCGGGATTCCAAGGCTTCGCGGGCATCGCTGATGGCGCCCTTGGCGTCGATGGCGTGCGAGGAGGCGTTGAGCCAGGCCTCGCCAGCCGCGGCGCGGGCTGCGTCGGTGTAGTCGTCCAGATGCGGGTTCATCGACAGGCCGTACTGGCCCGGTTTGGGTCCAAAGACGCGGGGGGTCTCGGTAAGGTAGGGGTTGTCGGCCTGGGCTTCTTCGCGCTGGGCAAGGGCCGCTGCGGCAGTTTCGAACATCTGTGCGAGGCCGGGAAACACATCGCGGAACAGTCCGGAGACCCGGAGGGTCACGTCGATGCGGGGGCGGTTCAGCATCGACAGCGGCAGCACCTCGAAGCCGGAGACGCGTTCGGAGCCTTCGTCCCATTTCGGCGCGAGGCCTGCGAGGTGCAGCGCCATCGCGAATTCCTCGCCCGCGGTGCGCATGGTGGCGGAGCCCCAGAGGTCGATCACCAGCCCGCGCGGCCAGTCGCCGTGGTCCTGCAGATGGCGGCGCAGCAGCTCTTCCGCCAGTTTGACCCCTTGCGCATGCGCCGCCCGCGACGGCACCGCGCGCGGATCGGTGGTGAAGAGGTTGCGGCCCGTCGGGATCACATCGTCGCGGCCCCGGAACGGCGAGCCGGACGGGCCGGGGGGGACGATTTTGCCGCCCAGGGCCGCAATCAGGCCGGCGCGTTCTTCCGCCCCGCATTGGCCGGTGCCGAAAATATGCAGCCCTTCGCCGTACTGGCTTTCCTTGATGTCGCAGACAAAGGCGTCGATGCGGGTGATCGCCTCGGCGGGAGAGGTGCCGGGGGTAAGGCCCAGATCGGCCTCGACGCCGGTGCCTTGCGCCTCGGCGCGGATATCGCCGATCAGCCGGTCGCGGCGGGCCGGATCCAGCCCGTCGGCGGTGGAGTATTCATCCAGCAGGCTTTCGAGCCGGGCCATGCCTTCGGGCAGGCTGGTCTGCGCCAAAGGCGGCGGCAGATGGCCGAGGGTGATGGCGCCGATGCGGCGCTTGGCCTGGGCGGCTTCGCCGGGATCGTTGACGATGAACGGGTAGGCGACCGGCAGCGGGCCGGTCAGAACTTCGGGCCAGCAGGTGCCGGAAAGCGCCACCGCCTTGCCCG
Coding sequences:
- the cobN gene encoding cobaltochelatase subunit CobN, whose product is MHVVFRESHGLDETDTPQDLGQTPADLVVLSFSDSDLGAFAAGWHRAEGKLPSLRVANLVALKHPLSVDVYAEQTLEGAKGVLVRLIGGESYWSYGLATLQDLARRKGIALAILPADGREDARLDELSTLPVSTLRRLQALCDAGGAVAAQAALAQLALAAGLYAGPVLGLKTMPEHGFYDPERGVLSDLPAQNKPLVLVSFYRSYLTAADTAPADALIEDLRTRGYAAYGIFAASLKAPSAADWLREKLPALNPAAIINATAFSAQGTDGSASPLSITGCPVFQVALSTARKKDWAEADRGLSPADLAMHVVLPEVDGRIFAGVVSFKSPGKKDPDLQYSRFAHRADAGRIKAAVDRVEGWLRLAKLANADKRLALILSTYPGRDHNLAHAVGLDALASCDEILRELAAQGYAVEALENTGLRLMEETLSVPLEEYLKALATLPQDLQDTLAEAWGSPEEDADCRDGAFHFKALRAGNALIALQPERGEVKTRVDDYHDLDRTPRHAYAAFYLWLRAQTDALVHIGAHGTLEWLPGKAVALSGTCWPEVLTGPLPVAYPFIVNDPGEAAQAKRRIGAITLGHLPPPLAQTSLPEGMARLESLLDEYSTADGLDPARRDRLIGDIRAEAQGTGVEADLGLTPGTSPAEAITRIDAFVCDIKESQYGEGLHIFGTGQCGAEERAGLIAALGGKIVPPGPSGSPFRGRDDVIPTGRNLFTTDPRAVPSRAAHAQGVKLAEELLRRHLQDHGDWPRGLVIDLWGSATMRTAGEEFAMALHLAGLAPKWDEGSERVSGFEVLPLSMLNRPRIDVTLRVSGLFRDVFPGLAQMFETAAAALAQREEAQADNPYLTETPRVFGPKPGQYGLSMNPHLDDYTDAARAAAGEAWLNASSHAIDAKGAISDAREALESRLQGADSFVHLQDLPETDLLIASDYAAHEAGFAAAMARIGQKAPALYHMDATRPDKPQARSLGEEIARVTRARAANPDWATAMMNHGFRGAAEIAATLDHMAAFAHLAQVVQPHLFDLYFEATLGRDDLVAFMERENPGALQAMRDRFRALYDAGLWSTRRNSIMAGLEGAV
- a CDS encoding cobalt-precorrin-6A reductase, with product MTRILLLGGTTEASALAKTLAETGADAVFSYAGRTAKPVSQPLPTRVGGFGGAEGLAAYLQAEGITHVVDATHPFAARMSRNAVHACELAEVPVCALERPAWQAGEGDQWVHVESIEEAAEALPGAAARVFLAIGKQSLAQFAAKPQHHYLLRLVDEPEADLPLPHTTVEIARGPFDAAGDTALMQRHGITHVVAKNAGGTGAAAKLTAARSLGLPVIMIGRPQVPARPVKGSVAAVMAWLSHPAA
- a CDS encoding precorrin-2 C(20)-methyltransferase, whose translation is MGKVICAGLGPGDPDLMSVRSHRLISGARHIAYFRKAGRQGQARAIVEGMLAEGVTEHAMEYPVTTEIHFSDPEYNRVLGEFYDRWADTLAEIAQDEDVVVLCEGDPFLYGSYMHLYTRLQGRAAQEIVPGITGMSGCWTASGQPITWGDDVLTVAMATLSEDELAKRAAETDALVVMKIGRNLPKLRRALERAGRAEDAWLVERGTMPGQTVQKLSEIDGEVPYFSIVLVHGQGRRP
- a CDS encoding bifunctional cobalt-precorrin-7 (C(5))-methyltransferase/cobalt-precorrin-6B (C(15))-methyltransferase, with the protein product MSDGLSKHWLTIIGLGENGLEGLCDASRKALAEAEVIFGGPRHLELVNASSRGQPWPVPFSIGPVLAMRGRKVAVLASGDPFWHGAGGSLSRHLEAGEWVSHPVPSTFALAANHLAWKLEEVLCHGLHAAPYARLRPVLGNGTRAICTMRDGAAPAELAEWLVAEGFGPSQLTVMECLGGPRQRVRSVCAEGFSLQDIQAPVAVAVEAAGCKGLPQAPGLADDLFASDGQITKRPIRALTLSALAPRAGELLWDIGGGSGSVSVEWCLAAPGARAIAFEPRESRLQNIRANAAGFGLDHRMTAVPGKAPDVLVGHPLPDCVFIGGGGSKDLLDHLWEILPAGTRLVANGVTLETETLLMQAHAARGGHLLKAEIAEAGPLGSMRDWRRARPVIQWSVTR
- the cobG gene encoding precorrin-3B synthase, whose amino-acid sequence is MSGTLEPKVYGWCPGALRPMMSGDGLVVRVRAPLGKLTVNQARGVARLSQDFGNGLLDISARASLQMRGLREDRYEALIEGLRDLGLLDPDAQAEARRNVLLAPFWQDGDDSHAIATDLSAALTAATGLSLPGKFGFAVDCGEAPVLQDTAADIRIERAGGTLNLRADGAETGKPVTRESAVAEALALARWFLQQGGAPEGRGRMHRLIARRGPPTAHAAPMANARFTAKPGAVPAGTLAAMEFGQMPAATLARLADHGALRLTPWRMLLVEGAASLPPLPGLILDAADPRLQVVACTGAPGCLQALSSTRALARQLAPHVPAGTKLHISGCAKGCACPGTAPLTLTATGQDEFSLIRRGTAADQPVKTRLSAAALRAAPELLKEGS
- the cobJ gene encoding precorrin-3B C(17)-methyltransferase, whose amino-acid sequence is MKLSQNGWVVIAGLGPGNEALVTQEVRDAIEEATDIVGYIPYVKRIEPRQGLTLHATDNRVEIDRATHALEMAAEGKRVVVVSSGDPGVFAMASAVFEALESNTGSKPEWLDLEIRVLPGITAMLAAAAAIGAPLGHDFAAINLSDNLKPWSLIEKRLQLVGEAGLAMAFYNPRSKSRPHQFARALEILREACGADTLITFARDVTKPGQELLTVPLKDATPEMADMRTVVIVGNRGTRRVGNYVYTPRYAAEG
- a CDS encoding precorrin-8X methylmutase; the encoded protein is MLHTYETNGAAIYAESFATIRREADLARFNKDEESVVVRMIHAAGMVGLEEHVRFSEGMAECARAALAKGAPILCDAYMVSEGITRPRLPADNEVICTLRDPKVPEMAKEMSNTRSAAALELWRPKLEGAVVAIGNAPTALFHLLNMLKDPACPRPAAIIGCPVGFVGAMESKDALMEDLPVPSMIVKGRLGGSAITVAAVNALASWKE